A stretch of Campylobacter volucris DNA encodes these proteins:
- a CDS encoding DedA family protein: MEEFLKQLLYDYKNWAYIIVFLWCMLEGELALILAGIFAHEGHVNLGLIIFIAGLGGFAGDQIYFYIGRYNKKYIQKKLRTQRRKFAIAHLLLQRFGWPIIFIQRYMYGFRTIIPMSIGLTRYSAKKFAFINLISAWAWAAITILLAWFFGEEIWLGVKWAGEHWYFAIPIIVSFLLALFFGMKQIEKNILRKRTHK; this comes from the coding sequence ATGGAAGAATTTTTAAAACAACTTTTATATGATTATAAAAATTGGGCCTATATTATAGTTTTTTTATGGTGTATGCTAGAAGGAGAACTTGCTTTAATTTTAGCAGGAATTTTTGCCCATGAAGGTCATGTAAATTTAGGATTAATCATTTTTATAGCAGGTCTTGGTGGTTTTGCTGGAGATCAGATTTATTTTTACATAGGAAGATATAATAAAAAATACATTCAGAAAAAATTACGCACACAAAGGCGTAAATTTGCTATTGCGCATTTGTTATTACAGCGTTTTGGTTGGCCGATAATCTTTATACAAAGATATATGTATGGATTTAGAACTATCATACCTATGAGTATAGGGCTTACAAGATATAGTGCTAAAAAATTTGCCTTTATTAATCTCATTAGCGCTTGGGCTTGGGCTGCTATTACTATTTTACTAGCTTGGTTTTTTGGAGAAGAAATTTGGCTAGGTGTTAAATGGGCTGGAGAACATTGGTATTTTGCTATACCTATCATAGTTTCTTTCTTGTTGGCTTTATTTTTTGGTATGAAACAAATTGAAAAAAATATACTTAGAAAAAGGACTCACAAGTGA
- the apt gene encoding adenine phosphoribosyltransferase, with the protein MINEQDKKYLLDSIRAIKDFPKEGIVFRDITTLLNNKEAFSFLMNHLEQKYKDKNIDYIAGIESRGFIFGAALSAKLNLPFVPIRKPGKLPSKCLQESYSLEYGQDTIEIHIDAFNNTQNAKVLLIDDLIATGGTAIAAVKLIQKLKANCFEACFLLNLKDLQGSEELSKFTSVYSVLEV; encoded by the coding sequence ATGATAAATGAACAAGATAAAAAATATTTATTAGATAGTATAAGAGCTATTAAAGATTTTCCTAAAGAAGGAATTGTCTTTAGAGATATTACGACTTTATTAAACAATAAAGAAGCTTTTTCATTTTTAATGAATCATCTAGAACAAAAATACAAAGATAAAAATATTGACTATATAGCCGGTATTGAAAGTCGCGGTTTTATTTTTGGAGCTGCTTTAAGTGCTAAGTTAAATTTACCTTTTGTGCCTATTAGAAAACCTGGAAAATTACCTTCAAAATGTTTACAAGAGTCTTATTCTTTAGAATATGGGCAAGATACTATCGAAATCCACATAGATGCTTTTAATAATACCCAAAATGCCAAAGTATTGTTAATAGATGATTTAATAGCTACAGGCGGGACGGCCATAGCAGCAGTTAAGCTTATACAAAAATTAAAAGCAAATTGTTTTGAAGCTTGTTTTTTGCTTAATTTAAAAGACCTTCAAGGTAGCGAGGAATTATCAAAATTTACTTCAGTTTATAGTGTATTAGAGGTGTAA
- the rpiB gene encoding ribose 5-phosphate isomerase B yields the protein MIKEKIYIASDHAGFELKEKIISFLKEQKIDFEDLGPCDNNRCDYPDYAHLLSSKIDEKTFGVLVCGSGIGMSIAANRHKNIRCALCNEPLSAELSRKHNDANILALGARLIGEDMAFKIINIFISTSFEGGRHCGRISKIEDNL from the coding sequence ATGATAAAAGAAAAAATTTATATCGCAAGCGATCATGCTGGTTTTGAACTTAAAGAAAAAATTATTTCATTTTTGAAAGAACAAAAAATTGATTTTGAAGATCTTGGCCCTTGTGATAATAATCGTTGTGATTATCCTGATTATGCACATTTACTAAGCTCAAAAATAGATGAAAAAACCTTTGGTGTTTTAGTATGTGGATCTGGCATAGGTATGAGTATAGCTGCTAATAGGCATAAAAATATACGCTGTGCTTTATGCAATGAGCCTTTAAGCGCAGAACTATCAAGAAAACATAACGATGCAAATATCTTAGCCTTAGGAGCTAGGCTAATAGGCGAAGATATGGCTTTTAAAATTATTAATATTTTTATCTCTACTTCTTTTGAAGGTGGTAGACATTGTGGAAGAATTAGCAAAATAGAGGATAATCTATGA
- a CDS encoding MCP protein-glutamate methylesterase, whose product MKLILIGSSTGGPSQLKFLLNDVDLKDCSVVIAQHMNPSFIPSFVNQFNKEAVSEVVVACDKDVVKNNRIYICQRNMVLNGNNTLVLNSTDEPSSFNPGIDVLFNSALKLHRYNKILAMILTGMGDDGAKSLFELYKVGVKCLCENEADSVVYGMPKKAKEMNPFLKPMSLVELKKEITYFANSQEK is encoded by the coding sequence ATGAAATTAATACTAATTGGTTCTTCAACAGGCGGCCCAAGTCAGCTTAAGTTTTTGCTTAATGATGTCGATTTAAAAGATTGTAGTGTGGTTATAGCTCAGCATATGAATCCATCTTTTATACCTTCTTTTGTTAATCAGTTTAACAAAGAAGCTGTAAGTGAAGTTGTTGTAGCTTGTGATAAAGATGTAGTTAAAAACAATAGAATTTACATCTGTCAAAGAAATATGGTTTTAAATGGAAACAACACTTTGGTTTTAAATTCTACAGATGAACCAAGTAGTTTTAATCCTGGTATAGATGTGTTATTTAATTCAGCACTTAAACTTCATAGGTATAATAAAATCTTAGCTATGATTTTAACAGGTATGGGAGATGATGGAGCTAAGTCTTTATTCGAGCTTTATAAAGTAGGAGTCAAATGCTTGTGTGAAAACGAGGCAGATTCTGTCGTGTATGGTATGCCTAAAAAAGCTAAAGAAATGAATCCATTTTTAAAGCCGATGAGTTTGGTTGAGTTGAAAAAAGAAATCACATATTTTGCAAATTCACAGGAAAAATAA
- a CDS encoding MCP protein methyltransferase, with product MIKINENELNDFIKVVEQISGNNLTAKRDILLIKLPKFLKELGINSLSELNEKVSFNRNLKQETMDFITVCETYFFRELEQLKDVIFYIKSLDRPVNILCAPCSSGEEVYSLAILASENFIKGMNIIGIDINKKMIDRCNEMVYSERSVSRLNLNQKKRFFDVKNGMYHLKKETLACRCRFELCNVFDDALFRLGKFDLIFSRNMMIYFDQDFKIKLMERFHRILNKEGRIYPGKSDLVPETAYFEKNFSAGGIYYNRVD from the coding sequence ATGATAAAAATAAATGAAAATGAGTTGAATGATTTTATTAAAGTTGTAGAGCAAATTAGTGGAAATAATCTCACCGCAAAACGCGATATTTTACTCATTAAACTTCCTAAATTTTTAAAAGAATTAGGAATAAATAGTTTAAGTGAATTAAATGAAAAAGTGAGTTTTAATAGAAATTTAAAACAAGAAACAATGGATTTTATCACAGTTTGTGAGACTTATTTTTTTAGAGAATTAGAACAATTAAAAGATGTTATTTTTTATATAAAATCTCTTGATAGACCTGTAAATATTCTTTGTGCTCCATGTTCTAGTGGTGAAGAGGTTTATTCTTTGGCGATTTTAGCAAGTGAAAATTTCATTAAAGGCATGAATATCATTGGTATAGATATTAATAAAAAAATGATAGATCGTTGTAATGAAATGGTTTATTCAGAGCGTTCTGTGTCTAGATTAAATCTTAATCAAAAAAAGCGTTTTTTTGATGTAAAAAATGGTATGTATCACTTAAAGAAAGAAACTCTTGCTTGTAGATGTCGTTTTGAACTTTGTAATGTTTTTGATGATGCTTTATTTAGACTTGGAAAATTTGATCTTATATTTTCAAGAAATATGATGATTTATTTTGATCAAGATTTTAAAATCAAACTTATGGAGCGTTTCCATAGAATTTTAAACAAAGAAGGTAGAATTTATCCTGGAAAGTCTGATTTGGTTCCTGAAACTGCATATTTTGAAAAAAATTTTAGTGCTGGTGGAATTTATTATAATAGGGTGGATTAA
- a CDS encoding MFS transporter: MTYRSLLKNNKTFRLLAIIQFISYFGAWFSQVGVFTLLTKELNAPADIISFSAIFVFLPSIILAPINGIIVDKFKPKKLLMSMIIIEMFSIFMLIFVNSLAMLWFLYLLTFVRMAVASMYFQTEMSVLPKILTPQELKLGNELHSIIWAVSYALGMAAAGIFIDFFGVKLAFIADTLMLFCAMLILKTIILPNKKNTTQNNVFILFKEGLVYVFNNKKIIHLILLHGIVGITAYDVLITLLAEYQYANIISIPLAIGLSNAIRALSLLVGPYILSPYINKNTLTYLYFAQGLGIILWSCLQFNFYLAFIGLIAAGFCTSSLWSYTYTLLQNECDKKYYGRVIAYNDMVFLTFSAIIVFSTGYLFEFYQIQLSHFTFALGVCFIFAAIYWWWFNKKFN, encoded by the coding sequence ATGACTTATCGTTCTTTATTAAAAAATAACAAAACTTTTCGTCTTTTAGCCATCATACAATTTATCAGTTATTTTGGAGCTTGGTTTTCTCAAGTGGGAGTTTTTACTCTTTTGACAAAAGAGCTTAATGCTCCTGCAGATATTATTAGCTTTTCTGCTATTTTTGTCTTTTTACCTTCAATTATACTTGCACCAATTAATGGAATCATCGTAGATAAATTTAAACCAAAAAAATTACTTATGAGTATGATTATTATAGAAATGTTTTCTATTTTTATGTTAATTTTTGTAAATTCTTTAGCTATGCTTTGGTTTTTATATCTTTTAACCTTTGTCCGTATGGCAGTTGCTAGTATGTATTTTCAAACCGAAATGTCTGTTTTACCAAAAATTTTAACCCCACAAGAATTAAAACTAGGTAATGAATTGCATAGTATTATATGGGCTGTTTCTTATGCTTTAGGGATGGCAGCTGCTGGAATATTTATAGATTTTTTTGGTGTAAAATTAGCCTTTATAGCAGATACTTTAATGCTATTTTGTGCTATGCTTATTTTAAAAACCATCATTTTACCAAATAAAAAAAATACTACACAAAACAATGTTTTTATCCTTTTTAAAGAAGGCTTGGTATATGTTTTTAATAATAAAAAAATCATACATTTGATTTTACTCCATGGTATTGTTGGCATAACTGCTTATGATGTTTTAATCACTCTTTTGGCTGAATATCAATACGCAAATATTATATCTATACCACTAGCCATAGGCTTATCTAATGCTATAAGGGCATTATCTTTGCTTGTTGGTCCTTATATTTTAAGCCCTTATATTAATAAAAACACTTTAACTTATTTATATTTTGCACAAGGCTTAGGTATAATACTTTGGTCTTGTTTGCAATTTAACTTTTATCTTGCCTTTATTGGGCTTATAGCAGCAGGATTTTGCACTTCATCTTTATGGAGTTATACCTATACACTTTTACAAAATGAATGCGATAAAAAATATTATGGTAGAGTTATAGCTTATAATGATATGGTGTTTTTAACCTTTAGTGCTATTATAGTTTTTTCTACTGGATATTTATTTGAATTTTATCAGATACAATTAAGTCATTTTACTTTTGCTTTAGGGGTATGCTTTATCTTTGCAGCAATTTATTGGTGGTGGTTTAATAAAAAATTTAATTAA
- a CDS encoding dehypoxanthine futalosine cyclase gives MSRLDKKQALKLLKEAPLYELGELAYKKKLEIHPEKITTFVVDRNINYTNICCIDCDFCVFCRKEKDDDSYILKYEEIGQKIEELQAIGGTQILFQGGVHPKLKIQWYEDLLSYIKTNYPTITVHGFSAVEIAYIAKVSKISIEEVLKRLQASGLFSIPGAGAEVLSDRVRDIIAPHKCDSATWLKVHESAHNIGMKSTATMMFGTVETDEELIEHFDHLRNLQDKTNGFRAFILWSFQSQNTPLIQKHPEIIKQSSNKYLRLLALARLYLDNFKNLQSSWVTQGSLIGQLALQFGANDLGSTMMEENVVAAAGAKYRMNQEQMIELIKDIGEIPAKRDTAYNILERF, from the coding sequence ATGAGTAGATTAGATAAAAAACAAGCCTTAAAATTATTAAAAGAAGCTCCATTATATGAGCTTGGAGAATTAGCTTATAAGAAAAAACTAGAAATTCATCCTGAAAAAATTACAACTTTTGTTGTAGATAGAAATATAAATTATACAAATATTTGCTGTATAGATTGTGATTTTTGTGTATTTTGTAGAAAAGAAAAAGATGATGATTCTTATATTTTAAAATATGAAGAAATTGGTCAAAAAATAGAAGAATTACAAGCAATTGGCGGCACTCAAATTTTGTTTCAAGGTGGAGTGCATCCTAAGTTAAAAATTCAATGGTATGAAGATTTGCTTTCTTATATAAAAACTAATTATCCAACTATAACAGTACATGGGTTTTCTGCTGTAGAAATAGCTTATATAGCTAAAGTGTCTAAAATTTCCATAGAAGAAGTGTTAAAAAGACTTCAAGCTAGCGGACTTTTTTCTATACCTGGAGCAGGAGCTGAAGTTTTAAGTGATAGGGTAAGAGATATCATAGCACCTCACAAATGCGATAGTGCTACTTGGCTTAAAGTGCATGAAAGTGCGCATAATATAGGTATGAAAAGCACTGCTACTATGATGTTTGGCACAGTAGAAACGGATGAAGAGTTAATAGAACATTTTGATCATTTAAGAAATTTACAAGATAAAACAAATGGCTTTCGAGCTTTTATTTTATGGTCATTTCAAAGTCAAAACACACCTTTAATCCAAAAACATCCTGAAATTATCAAACAAAGTTCTAATAAATATTTGAGATTATTAGCCTTAGCAAGATTGTATTTAGATAATTTTAAAAATTTACAAAGTTCTTGGGTAACTCAAGGTTCGTTAATAGGGCAATTAGCATTGCAATTTGGGGCTAATGATTTAGGTTCAACAATGATGGAAGAAAATGTTGTAGCCGCAGCTGGTGCAAAATATAGAATGAATCAAGAACAAATGATAGAGCTTATAAAAGATATTGGAGAAATTCCAGCAAAACGCGACACAGCTTATAATATCTTAGAAAGGTTTTGA
- a CDS encoding M16 family metallopeptidase, translating to MLNLDINDKKIDIIYEYENELPIVFFKMIFKNSGKIAEKHNAGTASMLARILNEGSDDNFFKNLEQKAVELYAKASFEHFQISIKCLKEHFDFAMEKLEELLNNVRFEEKILQRLKTLAIGELISLNSDYDYQAKRLLNKNVFKDEIFQTGLDGSKENIEKISIEELKNFMNDNFNLSNLTFVFGGDIKEDEVLKKTKKLCSYFKQNKENLNKKFILNKDIVDVVEFKSTEQAYIYFCSPFNISVNSQDMYLAKIALFVLGQGGFGSRLMEEIRVKRGLAYSAYAMLDVNLNYSRVFGYLQTKNESAKTAKNIVKEVFDNFINQGVNEKEFELAKKFLVGSMPLRYENLSKRLEIMLNEYLYGLKIGNLKEDIQKIKNANLKDLNLFIDKHSEIARLSFASIENEG from the coding sequence ATGTTAAATTTAGATATTAATGATAAAAAAATTGACATTATTTATGAATATGAAAATGAACTACCCATAGTGTTTTTTAAAATGATTTTTAAAAATAGCGGAAAAATAGCAGAAAAGCATAATGCAGGCACAGCGAGTATGTTAGCTAGAATTTTAAATGAAGGTAGTGATGATAATTTTTTTAAAAATTTAGAACAAAAGGCTGTAGAATTATATGCTAAAGCTAGTTTTGAACATTTTCAAATTAGTATAAAATGCTTAAAAGAACATTTTGATTTTGCTATGGAAAAATTAGAAGAATTATTAAATAATGTTCGTTTTGAAGAAAAAATTTTACAAAGATTAAAAACTTTAGCTATTGGAGAGCTTATAAGCTTAAATAGTGATTATGATTACCAAGCTAAAAGGCTTTTAAATAAAAATGTCTTTAAAGATGAAATTTTCCAAACAGGACTTGATGGAAGCAAAGAAAATATAGAAAAAATTTCCATAGAAGAATTAAAAAATTTTATGAATGATAATTTTAATTTGAGTAATCTAACCTTTGTTTTTGGTGGTGATATAAAAGAAGATGAAGTTTTAAAAAAGACAAAAAAACTTTGCTCTTATTTTAAACAAAATAAAGAAAATCTTAATAAAAAATTTATTTTAAACAAAGACATAGTAGATGTTGTAGAATTTAAAAGCACTGAGCAAGCTTATATTTACTTTTGTTCTCCTTTTAACATTAGTGTAAATAGTCAAGATATGTATTTAGCAAAAATTGCTTTATTTGTGCTTGGTCAAGGTGGATTTGGATCAAGATTGATGGAAGAAATTCGCGTTAAAAGAGGTTTAGCATATTCAGCATATGCTATGCTTGATGTAAATTTAAACTATAGTAGAGTTTTTGGATACTTGCAGACTAAAAATGAAAGTGCAAAAACAGCAAAAAATATAGTTAAAGAAGTTTTTGATAATTTTATAAATCAAGGTGTCAATGAAAAAGAATTTGAGCTTGCTAAGAAATTTTTAGTTGGTTCTATGCCTTTGCGTTATGAAAATTTAAGCAAAAGATTAGAAATTATGCTAAATGAGTATTTATATGGTTTAAAAATAGGAAATTTAAAAGAAGATATACAAAAAATTAAAAATGCAAATTTGAAAGATTTAAATTTGTTTATTGATAAACATAGTGAGATTGCAAGACTTAGTTTTGCAAGTATAGAAAATGAAGGTTGA
- the recG gene encoding ATP-dependent DNA helicase RecG produces MKVEEKDLKTLQALGVKNCIDLALILPKKIDDYRASKFPKEGFCAQNIKVLNTKFHSLQLFVQCKCLEWNIKANIIVFNPKKWHFHTFKISNQINIYAKVSNFNGIWQFVNPKIIKNTNEIFPRYQIHSIKDEMIKNIIHKYVNEKNLKALNLEQKYINLLLNLHTYDQKSILMFENLHTILKDLKYIEIFNHLKRLRGKKITQKAYKIKLFDIKNWLENLEFTPTKDQFCAIEDIKKDLQSDIAKRRVVMGDVGCGKTLILLASSLLVYPKKSILMAPTSILAEQIYHEAKRLLPKFMNIILLKGGKKDKDLDELKKQAHLIIGTHALIYQEEFDAVLVMIDEQHRFGSNQRQKIATLNQKSDLIPHIIQFSATPIPRTLSMIQSELVNFSFIKQMPFKKDIKTFCIQDKDFKFLLEKINQELAKNHQIIIIYPLVSESQTMEYLSLEEAKDYWLSKYKNVYITHGKDKNKDQILQEFKEKGSILLSTTVVEVGISLPRLSVIVIVAAERLGLATLHQLRGRVGRVGLESFCYLYTKQKEIPKRLLEFSKTLDGFEIAQLDLKNRLSGDLLDGTIQHGNQFKYFDYALDEDILLQAKQALR; encoded by the coding sequence ATGAAGGTTGAAGAAAAAGATTTAAAAACACTTCAAGCACTTGGAGTAAAAAATTGCATTGATCTTGCATTGATTTTACCTAAAAAAATAGATGATTATCGTGCGAGTAAATTTCCAAAAGAAGGATTTTGTGCTCAAAATATCAAGGTTTTAAACACTAAATTTCATTCTTTACAACTTTTTGTTCAATGTAAGTGCTTAGAATGGAATATCAAAGCAAATATCATCGTGTTTAATCCTAAAAAATGGCATTTTCATACCTTTAAAATTTCTAATCAAATAAATATTTATGCAAAAGTAAGTAATTTTAATGGTATATGGCAATTTGTTAATCCTAAGATCATCAAAAATACCAATGAAATCTTCCCAAGGTATCAAATTCATTCTATAAAAGATGAAATGATAAAAAATATCATTCATAAATATGTCAATGAAAAGAATCTTAAAGCATTAAATTTAGAACAAAAATACATCAATCTTCTTTTAAATTTACACACTTATGATCAAAAATCTATACTAATGTTTGAAAATTTACATACCATTTTAAAAGATTTAAAATATATAGAAATTTTTAATCATCTTAAGCGTTTAAGAGGGAAAAAAATCACTCAAAAAGCTTATAAAATAAAACTTTTTGATATAAAAAATTGGCTTGAAAATTTAGAATTTACTCCTACAAAAGATCAGTTTTGTGCTATAGAAGATATTAAAAAGGATTTGCAAAGTGATATAGCTAAAAGACGCGTTGTAATGGGGGATGTTGGGTGTGGTAAAACTTTAATTTTACTTGCGTCTAGTTTGCTTGTTTATCCTAAAAAATCTATACTAATGGCTCCAACAAGTATTTTAGCTGAGCAAATTTATCATGAAGCTAAAAGACTTTTGCCTAAATTTATGAATATAATTTTATTAAAAGGTGGAAAAAAAGATAAAGATTTAGATGAGCTAAAAAAACAAGCTCATCTTATCATAGGCACTCATGCTTTAATTTATCAAGAAGAATTTGATGCAGTTTTGGTAATGATAGATGAGCAACATCGTTTTGGTTCTAATCAAAGACAAAAAATTGCTACATTAAATCAAAAATCTGATTTAATCCCACATATCATACAATTTTCTGCTACACCTATCCCAAGAACTTTATCTATGATACAAAGTGAGTTGGTAAATTTTAGTTTTATTAAACAAATGCCATTTAAAAAAGATATTAAAACATTTTGCATACAAGATAAAGATTTTAAATTTTTACTTGAAAAAATTAATCAAGAACTTGCCAAAAATCATCAAATAATCATCATTTATCCTTTAGTAAGCGAAAGTCAAACTATGGAGTATTTATCTTTAGAAGAAGCAAAAGATTATTGGCTTAGTAAATATAAAAATGTTTATATTACTCATGGTAAAGATAAAAATAAAGATCAAATTTTGCAAGAATTTAAAGAAAAAGGAAGTATTTTACTTTCAACAACCGTGGTTGAAGTGGGAATTTCTTTACCAAGACTTAGCGTGATTGTAATAGTAGCTGCTGAAAGATTAGGGCTTGCTACCTTACATCAATTAAGAGGTAGAGTAGGTAGAGTAGGGCTTGAGAGTTTTTGTTATTTATATACAAAACAAAAAGAAATTCCAAAGCGTTTGCTTGAATTTTCTAAAACTTTAGATGGATTTGAAATAGCTCAACTAGATTTAAAAAATAGATTAAGCGGAGATTTACTCGATGGGACTATACAGCATGGAAATCAGTTTAAGTATTTTGATTATGCTTTAGATGAGGATATTCTTTTACAAGCTAAACAAGCTTTAAGATAA
- a CDS encoding nitrosative stress-response regulator, Crp/Fnr family, protein MDKHFEILASLGQRKKFKKDNILFFQGEKAKNILILLNGKIRLYRVNSKGIELTLHILTPVSFIAEMPVFEGINYPANAICEEDCEICVIDFEYFKKLCVENGEISFLLLSSLFSKIRILENFIRQKSLDLKSRLVQFLIENEEKLQTLKQKEIAMMLSIPPESLSRFLKEFKQNSLICTNKGKIMILDKEKMQNLIKSF, encoded by the coding sequence ATGGATAAACATTTTGAAATTTTAGCATCTTTAGGACAAAGAAAAAAATTTAAAAAAGACAATATTTTATTTTTTCAAGGAGAAAAAGCTAAAAATATTTTGATTTTATTAAATGGCAAAATAAGACTTTATAGGGTAAATTCTAAAGGGATTGAGCTGACTTTACATATTTTAACTCCGGTTAGTTTTATCGCTGAAATGCCTGTTTTTGAAGGTATTAATTACCCTGCAAACGCTATATGTGAAGAAGATTGTGAAATTTGTGTTATAGATTTTGAATATTTTAAAAAATTATGTGTAGAAAATGGAGAAATTAGTTTTTTACTTTTATCGTCTTTATTTAGTAAGATTAGAATTTTAGAAAATTTTATCAGACAAAAATCACTTGATTTAAAATCAAGATTGGTCCAATTTTTAATTGAAAATGAAGAAAAACTACAAACTTTAAAACAAAAAGAAATTGCCATGATGCTTAGTATTCCTCCTGAATCCTTATCAAGATTTTTAAAAGAATTTAAGCAAAATTCTTTAATTTGTACTAATAAAGGTAAAATTATGATTTTAGATAAAGAAAAAATGCAAAATTTAATTAAGTCTTTTTAA
- a CDS encoding amino acid ABC transporter permease: MDFDFLIKFAPMFLQATWLTLKLAIYGVFFAFLVGLFCVVISFFKFKLIDKICKIYIEFSRNTPLLIQLFFLYYALPEFGIHLDSFACAIIGLSFLGGSYMAESLRAGIEAIKKQQYESGLSLGLNKWQNFRYVILPQALGIAMPSISANIIFLLKETSVVSIIALADLVYVAKDLIGLYYKSNEALFALVVCYLILILPLSLILNRIEKRLSYV, translated from the coding sequence ATGGATTTTGATTTTTTAATCAAATTTGCTCCGATGTTTTTACAAGCGACTTGGCTGACTTTAAAACTTGCAATTTATGGTGTATTTTTTGCATTTTTAGTGGGTTTATTTTGCGTAGTAATTTCTTTTTTTAAATTTAAATTAATAGATAAAATTTGCAAAATTTATATAGAATTTTCAAGAAACACCCCACTACTTATACAGCTTTTCTTTTTATATTATGCTTTGCCTGAATTTGGAATTCATCTTGATTCTTTTGCTTGTGCTATTATAGGGCTTAGTTTCCTTGGTGGATCTTATATGGCAGAGAGTTTAAGAGCAGGAATTGAAGCCATCAAAAAACAACAATACGAATCAGGTCTTTCTTTGGGATTAAATAAGTGGCAAAATTTTCGTTATGTTATTTTACCTCAAGCTTTAGGTATTGCTATGCCAAGTATTAGTGCAAATATTATTTTTTTACTAAAAGAAACTTCAGTTGTAAGCATCATAGCTTTGGCAGATTTAGTTTATGTTGCTAAAGATCTTATAGGTCTTTATTATAAAAGTAACGAAGCTTTATTTGCGCTTGTGGTTTGTTATTTGATTTTAATTTTACCTTTGTCTTTAATACTTAATCGCATAGAAAAAAGGTTAAGCTATGTTTGA
- a CDS encoding amino acid ABC transporter permease, with product MFEILNQDTLTRIFEGLKVTLELSFISVLISLVGGVFFGILMNSKNKIIYSFCRFMLEFVRIMPLLVWLFMVHFGLAKWLGWHLDALTSSIIVFSIWGIFEMMDLVRASLASIPKHQYESGFSLGFNKLQIYFFIIIPLSLRRLLPMSINLFTRIIKSTSVIYLIGGVELIKVGQQVIELSLFKNSYSAFIIYGLILMIYFILCYPLSVYSKFLEKKWS from the coding sequence ATGTTTGAAATTTTAAATCAAGATACTTTAACAAGAATATTTGAAGGATTAAAAGTTACTTTAGAGCTTTCTTTTATTAGTGTTTTGATTTCACTTGTGGGCGGGGTGTTTTTTGGGATATTAATGAATTCTAAAAATAAAATCATTTATAGTTTTTGTCGTTTTATGCTTGAATTTGTGCGTATTATGCCTTTGCTTGTTTGGCTTTTTATGGTGCATTTTGGATTAGCTAAATGGCTTGGATGGCATTTGGATGCTTTAACATCAAGTATTATAGTATTTAGCATTTGGGGTATATTTGAAATGATGGATTTAGTAAGAGCTTCATTAGCTAGTATACCTAAACATCAATATGAATCAGGATTTTCTTTAGGATTTAATAAATTACAGATTTATTTTTTTATCATCATTCCTTTATCTTTAAGAAGGCTTTTGCCTATGAGTATTAATTTATTTACTAGAATTATTAAAAGTACTTCTGTGATTTATTTAATAGGCGGAGTTGAGCTTATCAAAGTAGGCCAACAAGTAATAGAATTAAGTTTATTTAAAAATTCATATTCAGCTTTTATAATTTATGGGTTAATTTTAATGATTTATTTTATACTTTGTTATCCTTTGTCAGTGTATTCAAAGTTTTTAGAAAAAAAGTGGAGTTAA